The Nitrospira tepida genome includes a window with the following:
- a CDS encoding hydrogenase maturation protease: MSPAGIDHGQAGPALAATRIIGIGNGLRGDDAVGLVVARRLRDLVSPPVQVVEAEGPCLDLLELIGGVKKVVLVDAAGGPGPEGRIHRFDATAGPIGREVFPTSTHAIGLAEAIEIGRALGRLPAVTLVYGIEIGTASIGNGLSPAVSAAVEEVAVRILREVGE, encoded by the coding sequence ATGAGCCCTGCCGGGATTGATCATGGTCAGGCCGGCCCTGCGCTGGCTGCCACCCGCATCATCGGGATCGGAAACGGCTTGCGCGGCGACGATGCGGTCGGATTGGTTGTGGCGCGGCGCCTGCGAGATTTGGTTAGCCCTCCTGTGCAAGTCGTGGAGGCCGAGGGGCCTTGCCTCGATCTACTGGAGCTGATCGGAGGGGTCAAGAAGGTGGTGCTCGTCGATGCGGCCGGCGGCCCCGGGCCGGAGGGACGGATTCATCGGTTCGATGCGACGGCCGGACCGATCGGCCGCGAAGTCTTCCCGACCTCGACCCATGCGATCGGGCTTGCGGAAGCGATCGAGATCGGCCGCGCGCTCGGCAGGCTGCCGGCCGTCACTCTGGTGTACGGGATTGAGATCGGAACGGCGTCCATCGGGAACGGTCTATCGCCGGCTGTCTCCGCCGCGGTGGAGGAAGTGGCCGTACGCATCCTGCGCGAGGTGG